The Alphaproteobacteria bacterium sequence GGTGTTGACGCAGCCGCGCGCGGTGGAGATCAGGTCGGTCATCGCGCCTGCGCCTGTAGCATCGCCTCGACCGCCGCGCCATCGCGGCGCTAGGATCGCGCCGCCATGCGAACTGGGAGACGCCGATGATCTACGAGCTGCGCACCTACAACGTGAAGCCCGAGCACGCCGCCGATGTCGTCGCGGTCTACGAGCAGTATGGCTGGCCGCAACTCAGGAAGTGGCGCAAGAACCTGGTCGGCTACTTCATCAGCGACATCGGCCCGCTGCACCAGATCGTGCATCTGTGGAAGTTCGCCGACCACGCCGCGCGCGACCATCAATGGGCCAGCTTGCGCGCCAATCCCAAGTTCGTCGATTTCGGCCGCCGCATCCGGCCGATGCTGGCCTCGCAGGAGAACAAGATCCTCAAGGCCGCGCCATGGAGCCCGAAGGTCTGACGGGAGCACGACCTGTCGTCGCGAGCGCAGCTTTCCTTGGAAGCGCCGTCGTCCCGCCGGCATCTTCTGGGGCCGGCGGGACGCCGGCGCTCGCAGGAAGAAATCCTCGATCCCTCGCCGCGCTCGGGATGACAGACGGCTCCGGTGGAATGCCGGCGCTCGCACTCGCGCAAACCTGATGCTTCCGCAGCGCGGACCCGCGCGTCTCGACCATCGCCACGAAATCCACCAACATGCGCGCCGCTTGCATCGAGACGAGGGAGAGCCGGCCGCATGAGTATCAAGGGCAAGGCCTATATCGGCGGGATCTACGAGCATCCCACGCGACTGGCGACCGACAAGTCGCTGGCGATGATCCACGCCGAGGTCGCCAGGGGCTGTCTCGAGGACGCCGGCCTGAGCAAGGACGATGTCGACGCCTATTTCTGCGCCGGCGACGCGCCCGGGCTGGGGCCGATGTCGATGGCCGACTACATGGGCCTGACCAAGCTCAAGCATTTCGATTCGACCGATGTCGGCGGCTCGTCCTATGTCGTGCATGTCGGCCACGCCGCCGAGGCCATCGCCATGGGCAAGTGCAAGGTGGCGCTGATCACCCTGGCGGGCCGGCCGCGCGCCGAGGGCATGGCCACCGGCACCGTGCCGCGCAGCCGCGGCGGCTCGCCGACGCCGGACGAGCCCTTCGAGTTCCCCTACGGCCCGACGGTCGTGAACATGTACGGCATGGCCGCGATGCGCCACATGCACGAGTTCGGCACGACCAGCGAGCAGCTCGCCTGGATCAAGGTCGCCGCCTCGCACCACGCGCAGCACAACGAGCATGCGCTGCTGCGCGACGTGGTGACGGTCGAGGACGTGCTGAAATCGCCGATCATCTCCGACCCGCTGCATCGGCTGGATTGCTGCGTCATCACCGATGGCGGCGGCGCGATCCTCGTCGTCGCGCCGGAGATCGCCCGGAGCCTGAAGCGGCCCAAGGTCAAGATCATCGGCGCCGCCGAGACGACCAAGAACCAGATGGGGGGCGCGGTCGACCTGACCTATACCGGCGCGCGCTACACCGGCCCGGCGTCGTTCGCCGAGGCCGGCGTGAAGCCGTCCGACATCAAGTACGCCTCGATCTACGACAGCTTCACCATCACCGTGCTGATGCAGCTCGAGGATCTCGGCTTCTGCGAGAAGGGCAAGGGCGGCGCCTTCGTAGCCGACGGCAACCTGATCTCGGGCACCGGCAAGCTGCCGTTCAACACCGACGGCGGCGGGCTGTGCAGCAACCATCCCGGCAATCGCGGCGGGCTCACCAAGGTGCTGGAGGCGGTGCGCCAGGTGCGCGGCGAGGCGCATCCCAAGGTGCAGGTGAAGAACTGCGATCTGGCGCTGGCGCACGGCACCGGCGGTTCGCTGGGCAGCCGGCACGGCAGCGGTACGATCATCCTGGAGAGGGAGTAAGCGATCATGGCCGAGAAGGAACGCAAGCTCCCCGCGTCGGTGACCAGCCCGGAAACCGAGGAGTATTGGGCAGCCGCCAAGGAAGGCAAGCTGCTGGTGAAGAAGTGCACCGCCTGCAACAGGACGCACCACTACCCGCGCAGCCTGTGCCCGTACTGCTTCAGCGACAAGACGGAGTGGACGACGGCGTCGGGCAAGGGCGTGCTCTATTCCTACAGCGTCATGCGCCGCGCGCCGATCCCGTACGCGCTGGCCTATGTCACGCTGGCCGAGGGCACGACCATGATGACCAACATGGTCGATTGCGACTTCGACAAGCTGAAGATCGGCCAGGCGGTGAGGGTGGTGTTCAAGCCGACCGACGGCGGCGGCGCGCTGCCCTGCTTCACGCCGGCTTAGCATTTCTCCTTCTCCCCGCGAAGCCGGGGAGAAGGTGCCGAGCGGCAGCGAGGCGGATGAGGGGCTTCGAATCGTCTCACCACACGCTGCCGTTGTCGCGCTAACATAAGCCCCTCATCCGGCGCTTCGCGCCACCTTCTCCCCGCCTTCGCGGGGAGAAGCTTTTTGAATCGGGGAGCTCTGCGTCATGGCGCACAAGGGTCTGATCTTCGGCATCTTCCTGGCGCCATTCCATCGCGTCGGCGACAACCCCACGCTGGCCATCGCGCGCGACATGGAGCTGATCCAGTGGCTCGATCATCTGGGCTACGACGAGGCGTGGATCGGCGAGCATCATTCCGCCGGCTGGGAGCTGATCGCCTCACCCGAGCTGATCATCGCCGCCGCCGCCGAGCGCACGCGCAACATCCGCCTGGGCTCGGGCGTCACCAGCCTGCCCTATCACCACCCGCTGATGGTGGCCAACCGCTTCGTGCAGCTCGACCACATGACGCGCGGCCGCGCCATGCTGGGCGTCGGTCCTGGCGCGCTGGTGTCGGATGCCTACATGCTGGGCATCGCCCCCGACACGCAGCGCCGCCGCATGGACGAGTCGCTCGACGCGATCACGCGGCTGCTCGCCTGCGAGGAGCCGGTGACGATGAAGACCGACTGGTTCGAGATGAACCAGGCGCGCCTGCATCTCGCGCCCTACACCTGGCCGCGCTTCCCGATCGCTGTCGCCAGCACGCTGACGCCCGCCGGCATGCAGGCCGCCGGGAAGTATGGGCTGGGCGTGCTGTCGCTGGGCGCCGGCATCCCCGGCGGCCCCGACGCGCTCGCCAACCAGTGGAAGATCGCCGAGGACGAGGCCGCCAAGGTCGGCCGCACCATGGACCGCAAGGACTGGCGCCTGGTGGTCAACATGCACACCGCCGAGGACGACGAGGCGGCGATCGAGCAGGTCAAGGTCGGCGAGCGCATCGAGACCGTGACCTATTTCGAGGACACGCTGGGCCGCCCGCCGGGCCGCGCCGACGATCCGCTGCGCGAGGGTGTCAAGATGGGCACGACCCTGGTCGGCTCGCCCGACACGGTGAGCCGCGGCATCGAGAAGCTGGTCGAGAGCAGCAAGGGCGGCATCGGCGGCGTGATGTTCCGCGCCCATGAATGGGCCGACCGCGACAAGACGATGAAGAGCTTCGAGCTCTTCGCCCGCTGGGTGATGCCGCGCTTCCAGGGCTCGCTCGACACGG is a genomic window containing:
- a CDS encoding thiolase domain-containing protein, with amino-acid sequence MSIKGKAYIGGIYEHPTRLATDKSLAMIHAEVARGCLEDAGLSKDDVDAYFCAGDAPGLGPMSMADYMGLTKLKHFDSTDVGGSSYVVHVGHAAEAIAMGKCKVALITLAGRPRAEGMATGTVPRSRGGSPTPDEPFEFPYGPTVVNMYGMAAMRHMHEFGTTSEQLAWIKVAASHHAQHNEHALLRDVVTVEDVLKSPIISDPLHRLDCCVITDGGGAILVVAPEIARSLKRPKVKIIGAAETTKNQMGGAVDLTYTGARYTGPASFAEAGVKPSDIKYASIYDSFTITVLMQLEDLGFCEKGKGGAFVADGNLISGTGKLPFNTDGGGLCSNHPGNRGGLTKVLEAVRQVRGEAHPKVQVKNCDLALAHGTGGSLGSRHGSGTIILERE
- a CDS encoding NIPSNAP family protein, whose protein sequence is MIYELRTYNVKPEHAADVVAVYEQYGWPQLRKWRKNLVGYFISDIGPLHQIVHLWKFADHAARDHQWASLRANPKFVDFGRRIRPMLASQENKILKAAPWSPKV
- a CDS encoding LLM class flavin-dependent oxidoreductase, with translation MAHKGLIFGIFLAPFHRVGDNPTLAIARDMELIQWLDHLGYDEAWIGEHHSAGWELIASPELIIAAAAERTRNIRLGSGVTSLPYHHPLMVANRFVQLDHMTRGRAMLGVGPGALVSDAYMLGIAPDTQRRRMDESLDAITRLLACEEPVTMKTDWFEMNQARLHLAPYTWPRFPIAVASTLTPAGMQAAGKYGLGVLSLGAGIPGGPDALANQWKIAEDEAAKVGRTMDRKDWRLVVNMHTAEDDEAAIEQVKVGERIETVTYFEDTLGRPPGRADDPLREGVKMGTTLVGSPDTVSRGIEKLVESSKGGIGGVMFRAHEWADRDKTMKSFELFARWVMPRFQGSLDTVVASREWTKSNRRTIFSPNVAAIAKAYTDAGKPIPDEYKTRLAGARDAD
- a CDS encoding Zn-ribbon domain-containing OB-fold protein; the encoded protein is MAEKERKLPASVTSPETEEYWAAAKEGKLLVKKCTACNRTHHYPRSLCPYCFSDKTEWTTASGKGVLYSYSVMRRAPIPYALAYVTLAEGTTMMTNMVDCDFDKLKIGQAVRVVFKPTDGGGALPCFTPA